The stretch of DNA attttattgctTCATGTAAATTTATTTCGAGGTAAGATTATTTTCGAATTCTTGTAATCTTAATTGGTTAAATTGACATGACAGAATGGTTAAACAGTGAATTAAAAAAGCCCACTTGCTAGTTATTAGATTGACATTGTCTCTGCTTCACTCACACATGCATGCTCATTctagaaaaaataattttttttgcatgTTCTTCAAGAGCAGAAATGAAATTTATCATGGCAAGTTGGATTCAACAAGAATGCGACCCGTGATTATATGTTTGAAGAAAAAACGTCACAAGAATTACCATTATTTTACTTATATAATAACGTGTCTGAAAATTCAGTTTTCTTCTTTAATGTCCTGTATTACAATGCAAATGCCTTATACCCATAATAAAATTCTGGAATGTTTGTTTAACAAGTTCATGACTCTGTCGAGATTAAAATTTCTTTGTTTTATAACAAAATTTGCCCAGTGTTCGAGTTAATATCTACCGTGGAGGTTTGACATATTAATGAAAAGTCTTCTTTATTAGAATCATGTGTAATGAACATTTCATACTTTTTTGCAggaaaatcatcataatatttTCTTAAGCAAAACAGAGCTAATGGATTGCTACATTTCCAATGCAAATCAAGAAATAGGATGTATACGATAGAAGCAGTAATTGACAGCTCCATTTAAGAGAAGCTGCAGTACCCTTAGCGAGGCATAAAATATCCTCGATATCTCTCCCCTCTTTGTTTACAATCTGGAGTTTCTCGCACATGGATACGATCCAAAAGCATTTTAAGTCTATTGAAAAAGTACCAGCAAATGAAATACCCCCGGATGATGATGGTCGAGATGGTGATGAAATGGATAGAATAAGCGATATGCCCAATGAAATCCTCTGTCACATCCTATCGTTCCTGCCCACAAAATATGCGGTTGCCACCTCTATCCTCTCCACCAAATGGAAAAATCTACTCCCTTTCATACCAAATCTTAGACTCCACCTGGATGACTCGTTATTATTAAATCAACAATCACCCTCCAGCACCAATCTGATCAGTTTTATGAATTTTGTTAATAGATTATTAAATGTCACTTTGTCTGACGTTCCTTCTATCAATGCCTTCTGTCTGATTTGTCAAAACTTGAGTGATGGGTTATGCATTTCCAATTGGGTTAGTGCTGCTATTTGTCTTAATGCCAAGAGGATTGATCTCCGGGTCCGTCATCTTAAGAATGCCAATGCTTTGTTCGACAGTCTTTATGGGTGCAAGATAGTGTCTCTGAATCTCTTCCTATACTTTGTTGACCATAATCTTGAATGCAGGTTCAATCTACCGAACCTTAAAATACTCTCCATTCAATTCATGAAATATAAGGAATCAAATGTTCTTCTGGAAGGCTGTCCAATGCTCGAGTATTTGTTGGTATATAATTGCTATTGTTACCCTGGAGACATACTTAGGATCTGCATTCCTTCCCTTAAAGTTTTGAAATTAGTTAATGACTTTTACTGTCTTGAGGGTAAAATCGAGCTTGAAGCTCCAAAGCTTGAAGAGTTGAACTATCGTGGGTTCTTGGCAAATCGTTATTTGGCAAAAAACCTGAAATGTCTTCAGATAGCTCAGCTAGATCTTGATCAAAGTATCAGCCAATATCCATTCGAGTTCAATGAACATGCTTCTGAGCTGATAAAAGTCTGCTCGAATGTCGTGAAGTTGTTCTTGTCAGAAAAGATCATCATAGTGAGATTCTATCTTCTTGACACGAATGAATGCTCATTCATTTTACACTTGCCCTTGTAAAAGATGGATCTGTTTATATGCTCATCATTTCATGCAGATGTTGCAACATTTGCCTCATCTACTGCCCCGGTTTCCTAATCTTGTCACTTTGGCTGTAAAAAATTTGAATTCTAGTGGATGGGAACTGCTACCCAGCTTACTTGAGTGTGCACCCAATCTCAAGAATTTGCTTATTAAAGATGTATGAGTAGTGGCCGTGATGGTTAATTCAATATCATCGTTTTCAGTTTGTTAGTAGActcatattattaatattttttctttttgtacGTAGGGTTTTGACATGGAATGCTTTGAAATTTTCAAGGATTCCCTACCGGAATCATTGTCCATTAACTTGTCACAACAGGGAGAAAAAGGTTTTCTTCTGGAGATCTGTAGGGAACCAAGAACCATTGAGCCAGATAAGATAACGGGGAATCTCGTTTGATAGGGAAAAACAAAGAGAAAGGTATGAGAGAAACACTAATCGTTAGTAATTGTGACACCCCAATTCTCTTGACTGGGAAGAGACAATAAGGGCACTTCTATACTTCCTCCATTGGATGGATAGGGAAGGGTGCCTTTTTTTCACGCTGTCGAAAAATTCACAGGGTTATATTCACAACACTCGGTGAAAGTCCTCTGATGACTTAGTCGATACTAGTTTTCGTTCTTCAAATTGCGTTGCAAAAGGACGAAATGTCAGATGCAATCTTTTTCAGTCTGATTATATCATATTTCGTTCAATAAATTTGTGATTAAATAAAACAAGAAACATTAGAtgcaattatttttaatatgtgTAATGGCTTAGACTGTTAGCATTTCTAACAGGTGCATTCATTGTTATATCTACTTATTTCTATTGTGTTTTCTTGTAGCATTTCCCAGTAGGAAATAAGCCATATCTAGAAGCATAGCTCAAGAAACCCGGGAGACTGAGTGTAAAAGCTCAATTTCAATGCGGAGGAACGAGAAATATTGAGTATGAAGGGGTACAGTATGGAACAAGAAGTGTGAGTGATCGGTGATCCTTGAACATCAAACTTTCTTTTTGCTTTTTATTGCAGCTGAATGACCTCCCATCTCCTGTGTGTACAAACTCTACATGTTTAGTACCTGCACTCTTTTTGGTGTGACTCTTTTCATTCCATAAAATGCTGTCACTTTGCTATTTTAGCGTGTTCATCATTTGCTTTTTTTCAATTTCTTCAACGTAATCTTTTGTTTCCTGTCATACCAGTCCCTCTGTATGAAAAGTTAAATTGTTATTGCATTAGTGGCTTAATGGATTTCTAAAATATCCGTTGTTTAGATAATATaatattgattttgatatttaaaataataacattTCATGCACATATTTAAGCAAGACACATACATAACATGTGTATTGCTCATCTTAGCTCTCATATGGTACAATGATATTGACGATTAATGAAATAGGACCCAATTGAATCTTGACaaatgttgcatttgaattCAACACAAAGGTTCTACAAATCACAAAcccaattaaattttttgaacATAAATGCCCCAGGACTTAGAGATGCAACTGGTAAGACACTTTTCAAATTGTACgggtaaattatattttttgaaaatatacaggtattcttttttatttgtaaagattacggtattatttttttttgatctatgaaatatttgattaccataataataataataatcaaatgGGATATGTTCTTCAAGCCCAGGTGGAAGGTTGGGTGAAGCAAGAGTGCGcttgtaatattttatttttatttgaaaggAACCAAGAATCAGGCGGCAagccaaatttatttatttattttatttcaattccTAATTGCAGTATCTGAATTTGGAATTTCATTGGACTTGTGAGGATCCCTTCCGcgttataatatattttatcattggtatgtttgtgaaaaataaataattaatataccAATTTAGTTATTGGTAATGATAATTTAGGAAATTCAAAAAATGTATCAAAGGCCCGTTGTGGAATAAGATAAACCTCGGTCCATTCCATGTTCATTGGATCAATTGGGCCCATCTTTTCACTCTTGATTCCATAGCCCACTTAAAACTGGGCCTATTTAATTACGGCCAACTAAAGACCTTTTAAAATCTCCTGAATCCAGCCCGTTATTATTTTCTTTATATTATCTTTATTGGTGGCCACCGTCCTATCCCCTACCAGTATAAATACCAATGCTTGCAACCCATGGCAGCATTTGTGTTGAAACGTTAATAAAAGGACATCTCTGACCCAAAGCCAGATTGGAATCCCTATCCACCCCCCTTAACCGTAACCCTGATTCCCGATTCTCGTATACTTCGATTCATTCGTCACTTTGAGTTTTGAATTCTCCTCATTTCTGCTGctgcttttctttttcttttcttaaacGATAATATATTGGATTGAAATCCGATTGTGTAAATAATGTCTGCTATTGTTTGTGGGAAGAGATCGTTCTTCGAGGATACCGATTCTGTAGCGACATCGCCAACTTCTGCTTCGCCACCGGTTTACAAGAAGTTCCGATGCTCTTCGGCCACGTCTCCTGTTAGATTCTCTTACTCACCTCCTATTTCTCCTGTTCCATTTGATCAGCTCAAGGCTTTGTTTCCTGATATGGAAACTCAGGTATGCTTTTTTCTGTTATTTTTTAGGTGCTATGTTCTCATGGTGgaggggttttttttttttttgaatccaTGATTTGCTGTATGAGTATCTGTTGTGTTTATTAGTTGATTTGTTATTTGCTACAAAACATTGATTTTGTTCGATTGTTTTTCAGGCGTTGAGTTCACCGTTTAGAATGTTGTCTAAATTTCGATCAATTTTTATCAAGTGTTCTTTTGCTTCTATTGATTTTAGCATTGCTATATACTACTATCTCGGAAATCAGAATAATTTTATGAAGTATCTTTTAGCAATTTTGCTTGTATTTGTTTTCATGTTTGCAGCAGGGTCTAGCATCCTTTTTTCCCTTACCAAATGTGCAGTTTTTTGGATTCTTGAAAAATGAAGTTTGCAAATATTTTTTGTGTATCTTTAAGCTTCATTGATAAAATTGATCACGCTATTTCCCTAGCTGATATGTTTAACCCCGGGTGTTTGAATGTTCGAACACTAGTTTTCTTCCTCATATGTTTTAAGTGTGCTTATTTGACAAAATATTTTCAGCTTATTGAGAATGCCTTGGAAAAGTATGGTGATGACTTAGATTCTGCTGTTAAGAGCCTTCACGAGCTTCGTCTTGTATACAAGGGCAACTTGGGCTCCACTTCTGAAGAAGATGCAAATTTTCAAAATGGTATGTCTGCTCTGTTTGTGTTCATGATATATCATGTGTTTTGTTTCAAGATCTCGTATTTCTATGCATAGTTACCATGTATGTTTGATGTTCCTTTGTGTTTTAGATGAGATCATTGTATTGATTGTCCTGCTCATTGCAAATCAAATAAGTTATGGAAAGTATGTGATTACAACGTTGGAAAAACCCTAGTTTCAAAGGATTGTTAACTTGATTTTCCATTACATAGCATGAATGATCCGTCCAAATACTATTTGGATCATAAGTAGGTTGCAGGTAATTGCTTGTTAAAATTGCGTAACATTGATGGGGATTCTGGAATACTTCTGTTATTGCTACAGAATATTTACATGGTCTTGTATCAGCTTAGTCATATAATGGTGTGGTGGTAAAAAAATATATGCTAAGATTATGTGGTTGATGAACCTTATCATATTGATAGAAGTGGATAGAAGTGTACTTTTTGAGGTTGTGAACCAAGCATAGCACATTTTGATTCTTCGTTGCAGCTCAACAAGAATGATGGACATACCCATGCTTTGTTATTTTTACGCTGTATTtacaaaaccatttttcactCTATGACATGGTATTTTTTTTTCAGGCAGAATTTAGTTCCTCTAGAAATATTTTTGGTGTTTGATGCCTTTCTCCCTGATTATCAAtcactttattttatttcatgtttGCTCTTCATGCTTATTTGCTCTTTGATTATTGAATAGATTCTGAGTTCTTttactttaataaattaaattaaataatttgaaaaaatgCTTTTATATAATGTACAGATGATACACCAACTGAAGGGGATCCATTCCCTGTGGAGGAGCCTAAAGTTCAAAACCACCTTCCTGTAGATGGTGCTGGATGGGTGGACTTTTTTGTTCGGGAGATGATAAGCTCAACTAGCATAGATGATGCTAGAACCCGGGCAGCTAGAGTATTGGAGAGTCTGGAGAAATCTATCAGCGCTCGGGCTGGTGTTGAAGCAGCTCAAAATTTCCTTAAGGTCTGTATCATTTCCTCTCTTATAAATATATAGCAATGCTAAATGTGTCGGATGACGAAAAAAATGTTATGATATCATTGCTATCTACTCTTTGAGGTTTTCTgagttttaagatataactgatCAAAGTGCTATTGCTTTCCTTTCGATGAGCCTTAGTACCATAGACATCCATGGCTGTTTTGTCTGCTAAAAGATGGCATCTTATCTTCATGCTCGATTGGTTGATCTAAAATGTTTTTGCTGTTGTCAAACACTTTTTCCATGCATGAATTTTTTTCAATGTTGTAAATGAGTGGTAGCGGGGCAGTCTACGGCCCAGATGGTGgaatttttttaagtaatttttttatagataatcatataaaatcatgcaatataatcacaaatagtcatacttttttttatgtaagatgtgtaattaaataatgtttaaacaTAAACTAGCTTCATACAATATAATTTTTAGATACTgtgcaaataaatatataaactcATCATCGGATGCTTTAAAACATGCTTCAACTTGTTCTACAATACCTGCAATATgatgtttcattttataaacTCCTCCTTTTATATGTCTATTATACAACTTGCTTGTGATCCAATCTCTTTTCTCTTTATTATACAACATCTCATATTCCCAAACAATATCGTTAGACTTTGGTTTAAATTCCAACTTCAGTTGTTTATCATTTTCCGTcattaatcttcaataataaatcaataataatagggaaaaaatacaaatttgatttttgaaatcacaaaatctgaaatattattaaaaaaatatgttaaataataaatatgcaATACCTAACCTAAAGCTTCTTGCCCTGCCGGTGTCGGCGGAGAGTTTGTGTGGTGGGCTTAGTGGTTGATAGTGAGAAGGAGTGGTAACCAAAAGTTAAAAAAAAGTAGGGTGTGatttaaataaataggattctgagttttaaaattagttgattttgactaggtttttaaaatttgttgacTACAATTTTAAAATGTTGACTGCCTCACCTAGCCCGCCTGCTCGCTTCCTGGCCCGCCTCCACCCACCTTGACCGCCTGCCCACCGCTGTATAGTTTGGACCGCTTAAAACAGCCGCTTCATGCATAGGCGGGATGGTCGAGGGCAGCCGCGTAGAAcactgattttttttattgttatatGGAAGCATGTGTTATCTAAGTTTTCAGGTATTTTTATGAATCCAGGAAAATATGATACTTAAGGAACAAATTGAGGCCCTTCTTCGAGAgaatgtcatcctcaaacgagcAGTAGCCATCCAGCATGAACGTCAAAAAGAGCACGATGAGAGGAACCAGGAAGTGCAGCAATTGAAGCTGTTGGTGACTCAATATCAAGAGCAGCTGCGGACTCTTGAGGTCAATGCTGTAACTATATAATCTTTGGATATTAAGAAATTATATATCTGGAGTCTATagatatttaaaattatcagGCCATTTGCATAACCGACATCATAATCGTTGCACATACCTTAATTTCAAATTAGTTGGGTATGTCCTTTTGTGCCCGTCTCCTCCACTTGAAATTAAAGGTTTCATTGAATCCCAATAAAGTTATACCATGTTTTCTGACTTATTTTCATATTAATTTTGGTTATTCTCTCTTTATTTGAGTTTTACTGTCAGTGTGTGTCCTTCCTCACTGACTCATAGGTATCCCTAGCTAGGGGTTATGTTGAATGTATACAAACCATCTGATGCAGCTGTAATAATCTAATCTTCTACTGGCAAATGTACATGCCAATTTATGGAAAAGGCTTAAGAACTTTCTTTAATCCCTGAAAAATTTAACAAGAATTAATTGCTTCTAAAGATACAGCCATCAGTAGAAATCCTGATTTAACCATTCTTGCAGGTGAACAATTATGCATTGAAACTGCATTTACGCCAGGCTGAGCAGAGCAACTCAATACCTGGGCATTTTCACCCAGACATATTTTAATGCTGTTAAGTTGGAAGTTA from Primulina eburnea isolate SZY01 chromosome 6, ASM2296580v1, whole genome shotgun sequence encodes:
- the LOC140834958 gene encoding F-box/LRR-repeat protein At4g14103-like, translated to MDTIQKHFKSIEKVPANEIPPDDDGRDGDEMDRISDMPNEILCHILSFLPTKYAVATSILSTKWKNLLPFIPNLRLHLDDSLLLNQQSPSSTNLISFMNFVNRLLNVTLSDVPSINAFCLICQNLSDGLCISNWVSAAICLNAKRIDLRVRHLKNANALFDSLYGCKIVSLNLFLYFVDHNLECRFNLPNLKILSIQFMKYKESNVLLEGCPMLEYLLVYNCYCYPGDILRICIPSLKVLKLVNDFYCLEGKIELEAPKLEELNYRGFLANRYLAKNLKCLQIAQLDLDQSISQYPFEFNEHASELIKVCSNVVKLFLSEKIIIMLQHLPHLLPRFPNLVTLAVKNLNSSGWELLPSLLECAPNLKNLLIKDGFDMECFEIFKDSLPESLSINLSQQGEKGFLLEICREPRTIEPDKITGNLV
- the LOC140834959 gene encoding uncharacterized protein, producing MSAIVCGKRSFFEDTDSVATSPTSASPPVYKKFRCSSATSPVRFSYSPPISPVPFDQLKALFPDMETQLIENALEKYGDDLDSAVKSLHELRLVYKGNLGSTSEEDANFQNDDTPTEGDPFPVEEPKVQNHLPVDGAGWVDFFVREMISSTSIDDARTRAARVLESLEKSISARAGVEAAQNFLKENMILKEQIEALLRENVILKRAVAIQHERQKEHDERNQEVQQLKLLVTQYQEQLRTLEVNNYALKLHLRQAEQSNSIPGHFHPDIF